Proteins from a genomic interval of Diaphorobacter sp. HDW4A:
- a CDS encoding c-type cytochrome, whose translation MKRSLITLAMTLAVAAPAFADQALATSKNCMACHSVDKKLVGPAFKEVAAKYAGKAGAVDTLAGKILKGGSGVWGPVPMPANAQVNDAEAKKLAEWVLTLK comes from the coding sequence ATGAAGCGCTCCCTGATCACTCTCGCAATGACCCTCGCAGTGGCAGCCCCAGCCTTCGCTGATCAGGCTCTCGCAACGTCGAAAAACTGCATGGCCTGCCATTCAGTCGACAAGAAGCTGGTTGGCCCTGCCTTCAAGGAAGTGGCCGCCAAGTACGCAGGCAAGGCTGGCGCAGTGGACACTCTGGCAGGCAAGATCCTCAAGGGCGGCTCCGGCGTATGGGGTCCGGTTCCCATGCCCGCGAATGCACAGGTCAACGACGCCGAAGCCAAGAAGCTGGCCGAGTGGGTGCTGACGCTGAAATGA
- the ilvD gene encoding dihydroxy-acid dehydratase, with amino-acid sequence MPAYRSKTSTAGRNMAGARSLWRATGMKDGDFSKPIIAVVNSFTQFVPGHVHLKDLGQLVAREIEAAGGVAKEFNTIAVDDGIAMGHDGMLYSLPSREIIADSVEYMVNAHCADAMVCISNCDKITPGMLMAAMRLNIPVVFVSGGPMEAGKVKLAVPAADGTKTIQIKKLDLIDAMVMAADDKVSDAEVAEVERSACPTCGSCSGMFTANSMNCLAEALGLALPGNGTVVATHADREQLFKRAGRLAVDLCQRYYEQEDVSILPRSMGFKAFENAITLDIAMGGSTNTILHLLAIAQEAEIDFTMRDIDRLSRTVPQLCKVAPNTNKYHIEDVHRAGGIMAILGELDRAGKLHTDVPTVHAKTMKEALAQWDITQTQDEAVKTFYMAGPAGIPTQVAFSQNTRWPSLDADRAEGCIRSYEHAFSKEGGLAVLTGNIALDGCVVKTAGVDDSILVFEGPAHVVESQDEAVENILADKVKAGDVVVVRYEGPKGGPGMQEMLYPTSYIKSKGLGKACALLTDGRFSGGTSGLSIGHCSPEAAAGGAIGLVRNGDKIRIDIPNRTIDVLLSDEELAKRREEQNAAGWKPVKPRPRKVSTALKAYAKLVTSADKGAVRDASLLED; translated from the coding sequence ATGCCCGCATACCGTTCCAAAACATCCACCGCCGGTCGCAACATGGCTGGTGCCCGCTCGCTGTGGCGAGCCACCGGCATGAAAGATGGCGACTTCTCCAAGCCCATCATTGCCGTGGTCAACTCGTTCACGCAGTTTGTGCCGGGCCATGTGCATCTGAAGGATCTGGGCCAGCTTGTCGCCCGCGAGATCGAAGCCGCTGGCGGTGTCGCCAAGGAGTTCAACACCATCGCCGTGGACGACGGCATCGCCATGGGCCACGACGGCATGTTGTATTCGCTGCCCAGCCGCGAAATCATTGCCGACTCGGTCGAGTACATGGTGAATGCGCACTGCGCTGACGCGATGGTCTGCATCTCCAACTGCGACAAGATCACCCCAGGCATGCTGATGGCCGCTATGCGCCTGAACATCCCCGTCGTGTTCGTCTCCGGTGGCCCGATGGAAGCTGGCAAGGTCAAGCTGGCCGTGCCTGCAGCGGACGGCACCAAGACCATTCAGATCAAGAAGCTCGACCTGATCGACGCCATGGTGATGGCCGCCGACGACAAGGTGAGCGACGCCGAGGTGGCCGAAGTTGAGCGCTCGGCTTGCCCGACCTGCGGTTCCTGCTCGGGCATGTTCACCGCCAACTCCATGAACTGCCTGGCCGAAGCGTTGGGTCTGGCGCTGCCGGGCAACGGCACCGTGGTGGCTACGCACGCCGACCGCGAGCAACTTTTCAAGCGCGCCGGTCGCCTGGCCGTGGATCTGTGCCAGCGCTACTACGAGCAGGAAGACGTGAGCATCCTGCCGCGCTCCATGGGTTTCAAGGCGTTTGAAAACGCCATCACGCTCGACATCGCCATGGGCGGCTCGACCAACACGATTCTTCACTTGCTGGCCATCGCCCAGGAAGCCGAGATCGACTTCACGATGCGCGACATCGACCGCCTCTCGCGCACCGTGCCGCAGCTATGCAAGGTCGCGCCCAACACCAACAAGTACCACATCGAAGACGTGCACCGCGCAGGCGGCATCATGGCCATCCTCGGCGAGCTGGACCGCGCAGGCAAGCTGCATACCGACGTGCCCACCGTGCACGCCAAGACCATGAAAGAAGCGCTCGCGCAATGGGATATCACCCAGACGCAGGACGAGGCCGTCAAGACCTTCTACATGGCAGGCCCTGCGGGTATCCCCACGCAGGTCGCGTTCAGCCAGAATACCCGCTGGCCCAGCCTCGACGCCGACCGCGCCGAAGGCTGCATCCGCTCTTACGAGCATGCGTTCTCGAAAGAGGGCGGCCTCGCGGTGCTCACCGGCAACATCGCACTCGACGGTTGCGTGGTGAAGACTGCGGGCGTGGACGACTCCATCCTCGTGTTCGAAGGCCCGGCGCATGTCGTCGAGTCGCAGGATGAAGCCGTGGAGAACATCCTCGCCGACAAGGTCAAGGCGGGTGACGTGGTCGTCGTGCGCTACGAAGGCCCCAAGGGCGGCCCCGGCATGCAGGAAATGCTCTACCCCACGAGCTACATCAAGTCCAAGGGCCTGGGCAAGGCCTGTGCGCTGCTGACGGATGGACGCTTTTCTGGAGGCACGTCCGGCCTGTCGATAGGCCACTGCTCTCCAGAGGCGGCCGCAGGCGGCGCGATTGGCCTCGTGCGCAACGGTGACAAGATCCGCATCGACATTCCCAACCGCACCATCGACGTGCTGCTGAGCGACGAAGAACTCGCCAAGCGCCGCGAAGAGCAGAACGCCGCTGGCTGGAAGCCAGTCAAGCCGCGCCCACGCAAAGTGTCCACTGCGCTCAAGGCATATGCCAAGCTGGTGACGTCGGCGGATAAAGGCGCGGTGCGGGACGCGTCACTGTTGGAAGACTGA
- a CDS encoding pirin family protein, giving the protein MLKKVIGIYDAPRPHWVGDGFPVRSLFSYGDHGRALSPFLLLDHAGPMSFTPTTAPRGVGVHPHRGFETVTIVYEGEVAHRDSTGAGGTIGPGDVQWMTAASGILHEEFHSEAFTQSGGMLEMVQLWVNLPAKDKLGAPGYQNLLNRNIPSIALPDDAGRVRVIAGDFGEGHGPAKTHTPINVWDVRLAAGATAELPAIPGHTLAVVVLHGTVLINGDQVAREGQLVHLERDADRVLLEANNDVTLLWLSGEPINEPVVGYGPFVMNTKAEIEEAMEDMRTGRFGQIPATISVTSDSAAQAH; this is encoded by the coding sequence ATGCTGAAGAAAGTCATTGGAATCTACGATGCACCCCGTCCACACTGGGTGGGCGACGGTTTTCCCGTGCGCTCGCTGTTCAGCTACGGCGACCACGGCCGCGCGCTGAGCCCGTTCCTGCTGCTCGACCACGCGGGCCCGATGTCATTCACACCCACCACCGCACCGCGCGGCGTGGGCGTGCATCCGCACCGGGGTTTCGAGACCGTCACCATCGTCTATGAAGGCGAGGTGGCACACCGCGACTCCACCGGCGCGGGCGGCACCATCGGCCCCGGCGACGTGCAGTGGATGACCGCTGCCTCAGGCATCCTGCACGAGGAGTTTCACTCCGAAGCCTTCACCCAATCCGGCGGCATGCTGGAGATGGTGCAGCTCTGGGTCAATCTGCCCGCCAAGGACAAGCTCGGTGCGCCCGGCTACCAGAACCTGCTGAACCGCAACATCCCCAGCATCGCGCTGCCGGATGATGCCGGACGGGTCCGTGTGATCGCAGGCGACTTCGGTGAAGGCCACGGACCCGCGAAGACGCACACACCCATCAACGTGTGGGATGTGCGCCTCGCAGCCGGAGCCACCGCCGAGCTACCTGCCATCCCCGGCCACACGCTGGCTGTGGTGGTATTGCACGGCACAGTGCTGATCAACGGTGACCAGGTGGCGCGCGAAGGTCAGTTGGTGCACCTTGAGCGCGACGCCGACCGCGTCCTGCTCGAGGCCAACAACGATGTGACGCTGTTGTGGCTCTCGGGCGAGCCGATCAACGAACCCGTGGTCGGCTACGGACCATTCGTGATGAACACCAAGGCCGAAATCGAAGAGGCCATGGAGGACATGCGCACCGGCCGCTTCGGGCAGATCCCGGCCACGATAAGCGTGACAAGCGACAGCGCAGCGCAGGCCCACTGA
- a CDS encoding LysR family transcriptional regulator, with the protein MVAPDLNELFYFARVVEHGGFASAGRALGIPKSKLSRRVAQLEERLGVQLLMRSTRSFAVTDVGKRYYAHCRAMLTEATAAEESVAMLHAEPCGLVRLSCPVALLASRVGSMLGTFMAQYPRVQLHVEETNRRVDVVAEGLDLAIRVRPPPLEDSDLVMRVLADRGQILVASPQLVARCGGNPLGPADLSDWPSMDVGVPKEHHRWLLLGPQGASADVRHQPRYVTGSLLALRAAAESGVGVVQLPRMFVQELCTSGALVEVLPGWEPRRELVHAVFASRRGQLPAVRALLDFLAEQFEQLKED; encoded by the coding sequence ATGGTTGCTCCGGATCTGAATGAACTCTTCTACTTCGCCCGGGTGGTGGAGCACGGCGGCTTTGCGTCAGCGGGCCGGGCGCTGGGAATTCCCAAATCCAAGCTGAGTCGCCGAGTGGCGCAGCTCGAGGAGCGGCTGGGCGTGCAGTTGCTGATGCGCTCCACCCGCAGCTTTGCGGTGACCGATGTCGGCAAGCGTTACTACGCGCACTGTCGAGCGATGCTTACCGAGGCGACAGCGGCGGAGGAGTCGGTGGCGATGCTGCATGCCGAGCCATGCGGGCTGGTGCGGCTGTCGTGCCCGGTGGCGCTGCTGGCGTCGCGGGTGGGGAGCATGCTGGGCACGTTTATGGCGCAGTACCCGCGCGTGCAACTGCATGTGGAGGAGACGAATCGCCGGGTAGACGTGGTGGCTGAGGGGCTGGACTTGGCGATCCGCGTGCGCCCGCCACCGCTCGAAGACAGCGATCTGGTGATGCGCGTGCTCGCCGATCGTGGGCAAATTCTGGTCGCCAGCCCGCAGTTGGTGGCGCGCTGCGGTGGCAATCCGCTCGGGCCTGCCGATCTGTCTGACTGGCCAAGCATGGATGTCGGCGTTCCCAAAGAGCATCACCGCTGGCTGCTGCTCGGGCCCCAAGGGGCGAGCGCGGATGTGCGCCATCAACCGCGCTATGTGACGGGATCGTTGCTGGCGCTGCGTGCGGCGGCCGAGTCGGGTGTGGGGGTGGTGCAGCTGCCGCGCATGTTCGTGCAGGAGCTGTGCACGAGCGGCGCGCTGGTGGAGGTACTGCCCGGCTGGGAGCCACGGCGCGAGCTGGTGCACGCCGTGTTCGCGTCACGTCGCGGGCAGTTGCCTGCGGTGCGCGCGCTGCTGGATTTTCTGGCGGAGCAGTTCGAGCAGCTCAAGGAGGACTAG
- a CDS encoding LapA family protein translates to MNSRTIILLLISIVIAALAVLNWNTLVTPTTVSLGVTEIQAPLGAIMLGLTILLCVFFLAYVLTLHGSVLVETRRHVKEMAAQRELADKAELSRFTELRQFLETQQRQQQDLFNARMDAMEARVMARTAEAENVTAAFMGQLEDQLRGRGVSTPVSSRVADVDVGSFKPSGDRF, encoded by the coding sequence ATGAATTCAAGAACCATCATCCTTTTGCTGATTTCCATCGTCATTGCGGCGCTCGCCGTGTTGAACTGGAACACGTTGGTCACCCCCACCACCGTGTCGCTTGGCGTGACCGAAATCCAGGCACCGCTCGGCGCCATCATGCTGGGGCTGACGATTCTGCTCTGCGTATTCTTTTTGGCTTACGTGCTCACGCTGCACGGCTCGGTGCTGGTGGAGACACGTCGCCACGTCAAAGAAATGGCCGCCCAACGCGAGCTGGCCGACAAGGCAGAGCTGTCGCGCTTCACCGAGCTGCGCCAGTTTCTGGAAACCCAGCAGCGTCAGCAGCAGGACCTGTTCAACGCACGCATGGATGCCATGGAAGCCCGCGTGATGGCGCGTACGGCAGAGGCTGAGAACGTGACCGCCGCCTTCATGGGCCAACTGGAAGACCAACTGCGTGGGCGCGGCGTGTCCACACCGGTGTCAAGCCGCGTGGCGGATGTCGATGTCGGATCGTTCAAGCCGTCTGGCGATCGCTTCTGA
- the bfr gene encoding bacterioferritin, whose protein sequence is MQGIPEVIESLKELLRGELAARDQYFIHSRQYEDQGFVRLYERIGHEMEEETAHADAILRRILMLEGKPDMRPHAFEPGETVVEMLKKDLETEYTVRANLKASMALCELHKDYVSRDILLAQLRDTEEDHAYWLEKQLGLIDLIGLQNYLQTQSSTSAGA, encoded by the coding sequence ATGCAAGGTATCCCCGAAGTCATCGAAAGCCTCAAGGAATTGCTGCGCGGCGAACTCGCTGCGCGCGACCAGTATTTCATCCACTCGCGCCAGTACGAAGATCAGGGCTTCGTGCGCCTGTATGAGCGCATCGGCCATGAGATGGAAGAAGAGACAGCACACGCCGACGCCATCCTGCGCCGCATCCTGATGCTCGAAGGCAAGCCCGACATGCGCCCGCACGCATTCGAGCCCGGTGAGACCGTGGTCGAGATGCTCAAGAAGGATCTTGAGACCGAGTACACCGTGCGCGCCAACCTCAAGGCGAGCATGGCGCTGTGCGAGCTGCACAAGGACTACGTAAGTCGCGACATCCTGCTCGCCCAACTGCGCGACACCGAGGAAGACCACGCCTACTGGCTCGAAAAGCAACTCGGCCTGATCGATCTGATCGGCCTGCAAAACTATCTGCAGACGCAATCGTCGACATCCGCTGGCGCCTGA
- the ycaC gene encoding isochorismate family cysteine hydrolase YcaC, whose product MTRKDYARLDKNNAAALLVDHQAGLLSLVRDIEPDRFKNNVLALADLAKYFKLPTILTTSFENGPNGPLMPELTATFPDAPYIARPGQINAWDNEEFVAAIRATGKKQLIIAGVVTEVCVAFPALSALAEGFEVFVVTDASGTFNELTRHSAWSRMEQAGAQLMTWFGVACELHRDWRNDVEGLGTLFANHIPDYRNLMNSYGVASSVQAK is encoded by the coding sequence ATGACCCGCAAAGACTACGCCCGCCTCGACAAAAACAACGCCGCCGCTCTGCTGGTGGACCATCAGGCCGGCCTGCTGTCGCTGGTGCGCGATATCGAGCCCGACCGCTTCAAGAACAACGTGCTTGCGCTGGCCGATCTGGCCAAGTACTTCAAGCTGCCGACCATTCTGACCACCAGCTTTGAAAACGGCCCCAATGGCCCACTCATGCCCGAACTGACCGCCACCTTCCCCGATGCGCCCTACATCGCCCGCCCCGGCCAGATCAACGCCTGGGACAATGAGGAATTCGTGGCCGCCATCCGTGCCACCGGCAAGAAGCAGCTCATCATCGCAGGCGTGGTGACCGAGGTCTGCGTGGCCTTCCCCGCCCTCTCGGCCCTCGCCGAAGGCTTTGAGGTGTTCGTCGTGACCGATGCCTCCGGCACCTTCAACGAACTCACCCGTCACAGCGCCTGGAGCCGCATGGAGCAAGCCGGTGCCCAGTTGATGACCTGGTTCGGCGTCGCCTGCGAACTGCACCGCGATTGGCGCAACGACGTCGAAGGACTCGGCACGCTGTTTGCCAATCACATTCCGGACTACCGCAATCTGATGAACAGCTACGGCGTGGCATCTTCAGTGCAGGCAAAGTGA
- the lgt gene encoding prolipoprotein diacylglyceryl transferase: MPPMLMYPHIDPVALQLGPLAIHWYGITYLVAFGLFMFLGTRRLKHEPYASMKGDRAWTRKDVEDILFLGVVGVVVGGRLGYCLFYKPGYYLLHPLEIFFVWQGGMSFHGGMLGVIASMIWFSHSRKRPWLEVTDFVAPCVPTGLAAGRIGNFINGELWGRFSSPDLPWGMVFPQSGSMLPRHPSQIYQVLMEGLLLFVLLWLYARKPRKLGEVSAAFLVGYGLFRFIAEYFREPDDFLGILSLGLSMGQWLCLPMILAGAAMWGWAHKQRS; the protein is encoded by the coding sequence ATGCCGCCCATGCTGATGTACCCGCATATTGATCCCGTGGCCTTGCAACTCGGCCCACTTGCCATCCACTGGTATGGCATCACCTATCTGGTCGCCTTTGGCCTGTTCATGTTCCTCGGAACCCGGCGCCTGAAGCACGAACCCTATGCCTCCATGAAAGGAGACCGCGCCTGGACGCGCAAGGACGTGGAGGATATTCTGTTCCTCGGCGTCGTCGGCGTGGTCGTGGGCGGACGGCTGGGCTATTGCCTGTTCTACAAACCGGGCTACTACCTGTTGCACCCGCTGGAAATCTTCTTCGTCTGGCAGGGCGGCATGAGCTTTCACGGCGGCATGCTCGGCGTGATCGCCTCGATGATCTGGTTCTCCCATTCGCGCAAACGTCCTTGGCTCGAAGTGACCGATTTCGTCGCCCCCTGCGTTCCGACCGGTCTTGCCGCAGGCCGCATCGGCAACTTCATCAACGGCGAACTTTGGGGCCGCTTCTCATCGCCCGACCTGCCGTGGGGCATGGTGTTTCCCCAGAGCGGCTCGATGTTGCCGCGCCATCCTTCGCAGATTTATCAGGTCTTGATGGAGGGTTTGCTGCTGTTTGTCCTGCTGTGGCTTTATGCGCGCAAGCCTCGGAAGTTGGGGGAGGTGTCGGCTGCCTTCCTCGTTGGCTACGGCCTGTTCCGGTTCATCGCGGAGTACTTCCGGGAGCCAGATGATTTTCTCGGGATTCTGTCTTTGGGGTTGAGTATGGGGCAGTGGTTGTGTTTGCCTATGATTTTGGCGGGGGCTGCTATGTGGGGGTGGGCTCATAAGCAGCGTTCTTGA
- a CDS encoding TIGR04438 family Trp-rich protein codes for MYTLVLGILLVLLKYLDVSPVVNWSWWAVLSPFAVSAIWWAWADASGYTKRKAMEKMDQRRKDRIDRAKQAMGRGDRR; via the coding sequence GTGTACACATTGGTTTTGGGGATTTTGCTGGTCCTGCTCAAGTATCTCGATGTCAGTCCCGTAGTCAATTGGTCATGGTGGGCCGTGCTTTCCCCGTTTGCCGTCTCGGCGATCTGGTGGGCGTGGGCTGATGCGTCTGGTTACACCAAGCGCAAGGCCATGGAAAAGATGGACCAGCGCCGCAAGGACCGCATCGACCGGGCCAAGCAAGCCATGGGCCGCGGCGACAGGCGCTGA
- a CDS encoding alpha/beta fold hydrolase, giving the protein MTKELTESTTSRFITITEDGKPLQLHYNDVGAGEKVVVMLHGSGPGASGWANFHRNIEPLVNAGYRVILLDCPGWSKSDTIISTGSRSDLNARCLKAVLDQLGIAKVHIIGNSMGAHSAVGFALANPQNVDKLILMGGGTGGPSQFVPMPTEGIKLIGALYRDPTVENLKRMMNVFVYDASSLTEELYQQRLANILARRDHLENFVKSLQVFPKQFSDYGHRLSEIKAKTLVIWGRDDRFVPLDVGLRVIWGIPNAEMHIFNQCGHWAQWEHAEVFNSMVTGFLPR; this is encoded by the coding sequence ATGACCAAAGAACTCACTGAATCCACCACCAGCCGCTTCATCACCATCACCGAAGACGGCAAGCCCCTGCAACTGCACTACAACGATGTCGGCGCCGGAGAAAAAGTCGTCGTCATGCTCCACGGCTCCGGCCCCGGTGCGAGCGGCTGGGCGAATTTCCATCGCAACATCGAACCGCTGGTCAACGCGGGCTATCGCGTCATCCTGCTCGACTGCCCCGGCTGGAGCAAGAGCGACACCATCATCAGCACCGGCTCGCGCAGCGACCTGAACGCCCGCTGCCTGAAAGCCGTGCTCGACCAACTCGGCATCGCCAAGGTCCACATCATCGGCAACTCCATGGGCGCGCACAGCGCCGTCGGCTTCGCGCTCGCCAACCCGCAGAACGTCGACAAGCTCATCCTCATGGGCGGCGGCACCGGCGGCCCGAGCCAGTTCGTTCCCATGCCAACCGAAGGCATCAAACTCATCGGCGCGCTCTACCGCGATCCCACGGTCGAGAATTTGAAGCGCATGATGAACGTCTTCGTCTACGACGCGAGCAGCCTCACCGAAGAGCTTTATCAGCAGCGCCTGGCCAACATCCTCGCGCGCCGTGATCATCTAGAAAACTTCGTCAAGAGCCTGCAGGTGTTTCCCAAGCAGTTCAGCGACTACGGGCACCGGCTCTCGGAGATCAAGGCCAAGACCTTGGTGATCTGGGGGCGTGATGATCGTTTTGTGCCGCTCGACGTGGGACTACGCGTGATCTGGGGGATTCCGAATGCGGAGATGCACATCTTCAACCAGTGTGGGCACTGGGCGCAGTGGGAACATGCGGAGGTATTCAACTCGATGGTGACGGGGTTTCTTCCACGTTGA
- a CDS encoding MFS transporter, translating to MMILRRHPQLAVLSAAQALYWSCSIIGIALTALIGQRLAPSSLLATLPLALLVLGNLLAVGALARWMQQRGRRRGLQRGAVFGIAAGLLAAYAVHAASFLLFCGAMLLLGVYQASAGFYRFAALDGVDARYKGRAAAWVVAGGIAAALFAPGVALHAVNWFATPMAGAYVFISVLALCALVLLSWLPESVSAAPVSAKAAPSNKALRRELWSRPAIRQALSITACGHGLMILVMNATPLAMHGHGHALGTSTQVIQWHVLGMFLPSLVAGSLVDRWGARPVAWTGALLLTASAALALSGLSATLFLISSLLLGAGWNLMLLAGTTLLTLAHSPEERATAQPMMEWTNSAVAAIMSFSCGALMQTLGWQAINVFALVVLVGVAWWLCRPINASQNHPIRNTG from the coding sequence ATGATGATTCTTCGTCGCCACCCCCAACTCGCCGTGCTCAGTGCAGCGCAGGCGCTCTACTGGTCCTGCTCCATCATCGGCATCGCGTTGACGGCGCTGATCGGCCAACGCCTCGCGCCCTCGTCGCTACTCGCAACCTTGCCGCTCGCCCTGCTGGTGCTTGGCAACCTGCTGGCCGTGGGCGCGCTCGCGCGCTGGATGCAGCAGCGCGGACGACGCCGCGGGCTGCAGCGCGGTGCGGTGTTCGGCATTGCGGCCGGGTTGCTCGCCGCCTATGCCGTGCATGCAGCGAGTTTTCTGCTGTTCTGCGGCGCAATGCTGTTGCTTGGCGTATATCAGGCATCTGCCGGGTTCTACCGATTCGCTGCGCTCGACGGTGTCGACGCCCGGTACAAGGGCCGCGCCGCCGCGTGGGTGGTGGCGGGCGGCATCGCCGCAGCCCTGTTCGCGCCCGGTGTGGCACTGCACGCGGTGAACTGGTTTGCCACACCGATGGCGGGAGCGTACGTGTTCATCTCGGTGCTGGCGCTGTGCGCCTTGGTGCTGTTGAGCTGGCTGCCGGAGAGCGTCTCGGCCGCGCCCGTCAGTGCGAAAGCAGCGCCATCCAACAAGGCGCTGCGTCGCGAGCTTTGGTCGCGCCCCGCCATACGTCAGGCACTGAGCATCACGGCTTGCGGGCATGGGCTGATGATTCTGGTGATGAACGCCACGCCGCTCGCCATGCATGGCCACGGGCACGCGCTGGGCACATCAACGCAGGTGATCCAGTGGCATGTGCTGGGCATGTTTCTGCCATCGCTGGTAGCTGGCTCGCTGGTGGATCGCTGGGGGGCTCGGCCGGTCGCGTGGACAGGCGCTTTGCTGCTGACGGCCAGTGCGGCGCTGGCCTTGAGCGGGCTGTCGGCCACGCTGTTTCTGATCAGTTCACTATTGCTGGGCGCAGGTTGGAATCTCATGCTGCTCGCGGGTACCACCCTGCTCACTTTGGCGCATTCGCCCGAGGAGCGCGCAACCGCGCAACCGATGATGGAATGGACTAACAGCGCCGTCGCCGCCATCATGTCGTTCAGTTGCGGCGCACTCATGCAGACGCTTGGCTGGCAGGCGATCAATGTGTTCGCGCTGGTGGTTCTGGTGGGGGTCGCGTGGTGGCTCTGCAGGCCCATAAATGCGAGTCAGAATCACCCAATCCGCAATACCGGCTAA
- a CDS encoding GlxA family transcriptional regulator, which yields MPRKSATPSPARSRRASEGHLVVCVGYENAMSLDIAGPLQVFATANDVRIKQGLRAWYRPQLVSGDASGAVTTSSGLRMLVDGNWRDLELPANSTVLIPGGDGVDVIQHDEALRAWIRHIEPHVMRLGSVCSGALVLARAGLLNGMAATTHWCRVDQLREMNPDIAVDSDRLHTFEAGHPVYGHLFTSAGVTAGIDLALALVEADLGRACALAVARQLVMFMRRPGGQAQFSPLLAPETTQAPRLAQLLDWIPGQIGADLSVGRLAEKACLPPRTLARVFQKELGTTPAKYVERVRVEAASALLGQQQASVTTVARLCGFGHPENLRRSFHKHLAVSPQAFAERFGSSSGSG from the coding sequence ATGCCACGGAAATCCGCAACGCCCTCACCCGCCCGATCACGCCGCGCCAGCGAAGGCCATCTCGTGGTCTGCGTGGGCTATGAGAACGCTATGAGTCTCGACATCGCCGGGCCGCTGCAGGTGTTTGCGACGGCCAACGATGTCCGCATCAAGCAGGGCCTGCGAGCGTGGTACCGGCCACAACTGGTGTCCGGTGATGCGTCAGGTGCGGTGACCACCTCGAGTGGCCTCCGGATGCTGGTCGATGGCAATTGGCGCGATCTGGAGCTGCCCGCCAACTCTACGGTTCTGATTCCCGGTGGCGATGGTGTCGATGTGATCCAGCACGACGAGGCGCTGCGTGCGTGGATCAGACACATCGAGCCGCACGTGATGCGGCTGGGTTCGGTCTGCTCTGGCGCGCTGGTGCTGGCGCGCGCCGGGCTGCTCAATGGCATGGCGGCGACTACGCACTGGTGCCGGGTCGATCAGCTGCGCGAGATGAATCCGGACATCGCAGTGGACAGCGACCGGCTGCACACCTTCGAGGCCGGGCATCCGGTCTATGGCCATCTGTTCACCTCGGCGGGCGTGACGGCCGGCATCGATCTGGCGCTGGCTCTGGTCGAGGCCGATCTGGGACGCGCTTGTGCGCTGGCCGTGGCGCGGCAATTGGTGATGTTCATGCGACGGCCCGGTGGGCAGGCACAGTTCAGCCCCTTGCTTGCACCCGAGACCACACAGGCACCGCGTCTGGCGCAACTGCTCGACTGGATTCCGGGGCAGATCGGAGCCGACCTCAGCGTGGGCCGGCTCGCTGAAAAGGCCTGCCTGCCGCCGCGTACGCTGGCGCGGGTGTTTCAAAAGGAGCTGGGCACCACGCCCGCCAAGTATGTGGAGCGCGTGCGCGTCGAAGCTGCCTCCGCGCTGCTCGGGCAGCAACAAGCCTCCGTGACTACCGTCGCGCGGCTGTGCGGGTTTGGGCATCCCGAGAACCTGCGCCGCAGCTTCCATAAGCATCTCGCGGTAAGCCCGCAGGCCTTTGCCGAGCGTTTTGGCTCTAGCTCTGGCTCCGGCTGA